A genomic segment from Drosophila miranda strain MSH22 chromosome 3, D.miranda_PacBio2.1, whole genome shotgun sequence encodes:
- the LOC117185791 gene encoding dehydrogenase/reductase SDR family member on chromosome X-like, with product MLIALFWLFFVGLLLCGFLFSKTTKEFPKSWFEWKTEFRYQYLGIVGLIHDAQYAARDRVALYKQPDRIAVITGGNRGIGLRIVEKLLACDMTVVMGVRDPKSAEAAVGAIVDLKATKGKLICEQLDVGDLKSVQAFAQRIKERYTKVDLLLNNAGIMFAPFRLTADGYESHFATNYLGHFLLSHLLLPRLKAAGKEGKNARIVNVSSCVNLIGRINYKDINGNKQYYPGAAYSQSKLAQILYTRHLQTLLDAEKSHVQVNVVHPGIVDTDLFEHSATTSVPMFKKLFFKTPERGSRTVVFAAIDPSIEGQGGTYLSNGGKGPFHPDAKKPAKCEQFFQFSCDLLKIKQYGNGEY from the exons ATGCTGATCGCGTTATTTTGGCTCTTCTTCGTGGGCCTGCTGCTGTGTGGCTTCCTCTTCTCGAAGACGACCAAGGAGTTCCCCAAGTCATGGTTCGAGTGGAAGACGGAGTTCCGGTATCAGTATTTGGGCATTGTGGGCCTCATCCACGACGCTCAGTATGCGGCGCGAGATCGTGTGG CACTTTATAAGCAGCCGGACCGCATCGCTGTCATCACTGGAGGCAACCGCGGCATCGGACTGCGGATTGTGGAGAAGCTGCTGGCCTGCGACATGACTGTCGTCATGG GTGTTCGCGATCCCAAAAGCGCTGAAGCCGCCGTCGGAGCGATAGTCGATCTGAAAGCGACCAAGGGCAAGCTGATCTGCGAGCAGCTCGACGTTGGCGATCTGAAATCAGTGCAGGCCTTCGCCCAGCGCATCAAGGAACGGTACACTAAGGTCGATCTGCTGCTGAACAATGCCGGCATTATGTTCGCCCCCTTCAGGCTCACCGCCGATGGCTACGAGTCGCACTTTGCCACGAACTACTTGGGCCACTTCCTGCTCAGTCACCTGCTGCTGCCCCGACTGAAGGCGGCGGGCAAGGAGGGAAAGAATGCGAGGATCGTAAATGTGAGCTCCTGCGTAAACCTCATTGGACGCATCAACTACAAGGACATCAACGGAAA CAAGCAATACTATCCGGGAGCTGCCTACAGCCAGTCAAAACTGGCTCAAATCCTGTACACCCGCCACCTGCAGACACTGCTCGATGCAGAGAAGTCGCACGTGCAGGTGAATGTGGTGCATCCGGGCATTGTGGACACGGATCTGTTCGAGCACTCGGCCACCACATCGGTGCCAATGTTCAAGAAGCTCTTCTTCAAGACGCCGGAGCGGGGTTCCCGCACGGTCGTGTTTGCGGCCATAGATCCCTCGATCGAGGGCCAGGGGGGCACCTATCTGAGCAACGGCGGCAAGGGTCCCTTCCATCCCGACGCCAAGAAACCAGCCAAGTGCGAGCAGTTCTTCCAGTTCTCCTGCGACCTGCTCAAGATCAAACAGTATGGAAACGGCGAATACTGA